One genomic segment of Ictalurus punctatus breed USDA103 chromosome 12, Coco_2.0, whole genome shotgun sequence includes these proteins:
- the LOC128634099 gene encoding uncharacterized protein LOC128634099, which yields MAVCRNSDDDIVSIPDIVDEIRFLNKASGSNTEVPRVRFENPVLGLSNLVDKIAAPEFKNSAAVSTELGIPTNSGKAKRKTVAQVHSAGVATSKRKRSRSPPRSTDESSVNEPSAIDSCLNWNQELLDSWDACVFTPVPGDDLPSNQEAFGREATDVIDNNRDSAEVIRTGFKAIEDRTAGFEKTFASVTERLDIIEKNQRLYNQSLVETLQNHTITHKKIIATQRLLAGEIRRVDHNQHLTAELLKQFVQLVKNKKLG from the exons ATGGCTGTCTGTCGcaaca GTGATGATGATATTGTGTCTATCCCGGACATCGTAGACGAAATCAGGTTTCTGAACAAGGCAAGCG gGTCGAACACAGAAGTCCCGCGAGTCAGGTTTGAAAACCCCGTGCTGG gCTTGTCAAATCTTGTAGACAAGATCGCTGCACCCGAGTTCAAAAATAGTGCTGCGGTCTCCACTGAACTCGGTATACCAACGAACTCTGGAAAGGCCAAGCGTAAAACAGTCGCTCAGGTCCACAGCGCGGGTGTCGCTACGTCTAAACGTAAACGATCAAGATCTCCCCCACGATCGACAGACG agTCATCTGTGAATGAACCGAGCGCTATAGACTCGTGTTTGAATTGGAATCAGGAGCTGTTAGATTCGTGGGACGCATGTGTATTTACCCCGGTTCCCGGAGACGATCTGCCTTCAAACCAAGAAGCATTTGGTCGCGAGGCTACTGATGTTATAGACAATAACAGAGACTCGGCGGAGGTGATACGAACCGGGTTCAAGGCCATCGAGGATCGTACTGCTGGTTTTGAAAAGACTTTTGCCAGCGTCACCGAGCGTCTGGACATTATAGAGAAGAATCAGCGTCTTTATAATCAAAGTCTTGTGGAAACTTTACAAAACCATACCATCACACATAAAAAAATCATAGCAACCCAGAGGCTTCTTGCTGGGGAGATTCGTCGCGTTGATCACAATCAACACCTGACGGCGGAATTGTTAAAACAGTTTGTACAGTTAGTTAAAAACAAGAAACTCGGGTGA